The window GGATCTTCTTGGGTCAGTGCTCGACCGGCACCACCGGGGGGACGACGACCGGGACGACCACGGGCACGACCACGGGCACGACCACGGGCACGACGACCGGCACGACGACGGGCACGACGACCGGCACCACGGGCGGCACCACGAGCGGCGCGACGTCGGGCGTCCTCGGCGGCGTTCTCGGTGGCGTGACGACAGGTGGCGGGCTCCTCGGCGGACCCATCGCCAGCGTCGTGACCGGCGGTACCTCGGGGAACATCTCCGGCAACACGTCGGGGAACACCGCGGGCAACACGACCGGTGCCGCCACCGCGGGCAACACCACCGGCGGGCACACCACGGGCGGAAACATCACCGGCGGGAACATCACTGGTGGGAACGTCACCGGCGGGAACGGCGGCAAGCCCGGCAGGCCGGGACACGGACCCGGCCACGGACACGGCCACGGGCCCGGCGAGGGACCCGGCAAGCCCGACCACGAGCACGGTGAAGGTCCGGGCAAGCCCGACCATGAGCACGGCGAAGGACCGGGCAAGCCCGACCACGAGCACGGCGAAGGACCCGGCGAGCACGACCACGGCGGCAAGCCCGGCGGGCACCACGGCTACGGCGCCGCGCCCGTGAACTTCGGCCACGAGGCCTTCGAGGGCTAGGCAGCGGACTGTACGAAGCCCGCTCAGCGGACAGTGGCGCGCGGCGGAGTCCTCATCGGCTCCGCTGTGCGCCGCCGCCGGATCCGACGGGAAACCCGGATGCGAGCGGCCGAGACGAGAAAGGCAGGGTGGGGCGGTGTCGAGCGGAATCGCGTCAGCGGCCGTGAAGGAACTCCCGACGGACGGATCCGAACCGGACCCGAAGGAGCAGCACGACGAAACCGTCGTGCCGTGCCGGCCACCCCGGCGCACCCGTGTACTGGCGGCAGTACTCCGTACGTTCGTGGTCCTGTGTCTGGTGACGACGGTGACCCATGTGGTTCTGTTGTTCCTCCACGTGGCTCCCCCGAATGCCGTCTCGAAGCGTTTCAGCCCACAGATCAATGCCTGGATCTACCCCCTCTTCGAGCAGAATTGGCGGCTGTTCGCGCCGGATCCCGACTCGGTGAATCGACAGATTCTCGTGAGAACGGCACACACCACCCCGGGCGGTACAGCTCAGGTGAGCCCGTGGTTCGATCTGACCGCCGTGGACAATTCCGCGGTCGAGCACAATGTCTTCCCCAGCCACACGACGCAGAATCTCCTGCGCCGCTCCTGGACGTCCTATGTGGAAACGCACGGAGGCGACGACAGCGCGAACTCGGATCGCGCCGTGATGATGCAGGAGTACCTGCGCAACATCGCCGCCGACCGCGTCGCCACGCACCGGCGCGCCGGCGCTTTCGAGTACGTCCAGCTGCGCGTCCTCACGCTGCCCGTCGCCGCGCAGGGTGCTCCGGCCGGCAACCGCTCGCCGAAGGCCGTCGAAGAGCGGCTCCTGCCCTGGTGGAAGGTGACCTCCCATGGGAAATGACCACGTCGTCCCCCAGTCTCCTCCGGCACCGGACCCGTCCCGGGACAGCACCTGCCGCAAGTCCCCGGGAACGGTGCAACGCCTCGTCACGCTCGTCACCGAACGGCCGGTGTCCCTGTACGCCGTGTCCGTCCTGCGCGCCGGATACGGGCTGCTCTACCTGCTCTTCCTCCTGCGGGAGTTCCCGCATCGTCACGAGATCTGGGGCCCCTCCTCCCCCTGGACGCCCGCACTCGCGCAACAGCTCTTCGACCAGACGGGCTGGAGCAGCGTCCTGGCCCTGTCCGACAGCCGCGCCTACTTCGAACTCTGCTACGTGCTGGCCCTCCTCGCGTCCACGCTGTTCATGCTGGGCTGGCGAACCCGCGCGGTGTCCGTCCTGTTCGCCGTCGTGGTGACCTCGTTCCACGCGCGATCGATCTTCATGACGG of the Streptomyces sp. NBC_01426 genome contains:
- a CDS encoding DUF5819 family protein, which translates into the protein MSSGIASAAVKELPTDGSEPDPKEQHDETVVPCRPPRRTRVLAAVLRTFVVLCLVTTVTHVVLLFLHVAPPNAVSKRFSPQINAWIYPLFEQNWRLFAPDPDSVNRQILVRTAHTTPGGTAQVSPWFDLTAVDNSAVEHNVFPSHTTQNLLRRSWTSYVETHGGDDSANSDRAVMMQEYLRNIAADRVATHRRAGAFEYVQLRVLTLPVAAQGAPAGNRSPKAVEERLLPWWKVTSHGK